From Mytilus edulis chromosome 8, xbMytEdul2.2, whole genome shotgun sequence, one genomic window encodes:
- the LOC139485402 gene encoding uncharacterized protein isoform X1, whose protein sequence is MTSYELFNPDSIECKKRHLTDLTFWKHYAEEKAAYHDLLSKKILKTVNDYRKKLVKIDGYKDFPLLKSFEAAMTRDEKQAGELRSVASSFSCLCRDLQSELDSISTSEYEKEAVAFRKLVKLHSKVLRETELDRDKISHVAFKLERIITNACKNEKYNTTKQLLDNTIASYDINKESELLLRAKIISKSEELKKLWMEEEKERLDVLLRGWRDCLTAENQLLKHTHQGLGGRALKIADNIYNSDVCSELAIMRMSPHKYRDFEDSCTLVGKAAKHLDTGGKLNTTDEEITKLHGKSRCKTAVGAVGKNDNTEEKHCKSLTILQTPSANIPHEKNRSATLPASERRKTNRRKDRQLAHSIDKDDNRYEISRRRKTKKSNARATLPYHPENLQYTEIQDLSKVDDNTSDDENRSVFGDKRLKHGKTKTKIESGDGIKPLKCSNKKVYARVIPQRRQTEDTRRTVTHHDHSNEGSLDSSDDDSSVTDSGGVASTDPYSSEEREGFTGEATTANKKGKTIPVSDSATFSYLSASEILNLREDATRRLNFNLHLVATEMYKSNDYGTLSLKKGESIVMMQTPTTDGLAFGYKKIRLNTKKKYGLFHVNLTKIDYSVNQNLENVLRIKQ, encoded by the exons ATGACTTCATATGAACTGTTCAATCCGGATTCCATTGAATGCAAAAAGAGACA TTTAACAGATTTGACTTTCTGGAAACATTATGCTGAGGAGAAAGCAGCATACCACGATTTAttatcaaagaaaatattaaagaCAGTCAATGATTACAGGAAGAAATTAGTAAAGATAGATGGCTACAAag ATTTTCCACTGTTGAAATCATTTGAGGCAGCTATGACACGTGATGAAAAACAAGCAGGAGAACTAAGATCTGTTGCTTCAAGTTTCTCTTGTCTTTGCCGAGATTTACAAAG tgAATTAGACAGTATATCTACATCAGAATATGAGAAAGAAGCAGTTGCATTTAGAAAACTAGTAAAGCTCCATTCCAAGGTCCTAAGAGAAACAGAATTGGACAGAGAT AAAATAAGCCATGTTGCATTTAAACTAGAAAGAATAATTACAAATGCTTGCAAAAATGAAAAGTACAATACCACAAAACAGCTACTAGACAACACAATTGCTAGTTACGATATCAACAAAGAAAGCGAGCTGCTTCTTCGGGCAAAAATCATTTCG AAGTCTGAGGAACTGAAGAAATTATGGATGGAAGAAGAGAAAGAAAGGCTTGATGTTCTACTGAGGGGATGGAGAGATTGTTTAACTGCTGAAAATCAGCTTCTTAAACATACACACCAAGGTCTTGGAGGCAGAGCATTGAAGATTGCTGACAATATTTATAATTCAGATGTTTGTTCTGAATTGGCTATCATGCGAATGTCGCCGCACAAATACAGAGATTTCGAG GATAGTTGTACACTGGTAGGCAAAGCAGCAAAACATTTGGATACGGGCGGCAAGTTGAATACCACAGACGaagaaattacaaaattacatGGTAAATCGCGGTGCAAAACAGCAGTCGGTGCCGTTGGAAAAAACGACAACACAGAAGAAAAACACTGTAAATCATTGACAATACTCCAAACACCAAGTGCCAATATACCACATGAAAAGAATCGATCAGCTACACTTCCGGCAAGTGAAAGACGTAAAACAAATCGTCGAAAGGACAGGCAGCTAGCCCATTCAATTGATAAAGACGACAATCGGTATGAGATATCTCGACGTCGCAAAACGAAAAAGAGCAACGCACGTGCAACGTTACCCTACCACCCAGAGAATCTCCAGTATACAGAGATTCAAGATTTATCTAAAGTGGACGATAATACGAGCGATGATGAGAACCGGTCTGTTTTTGGTGATAAAAGATTGAAACATG GTAAGACTAAAACAAAGATAGAATCTGGAGATGGCATAAAACCCCTAAAATGTAGCAATAAGAAAGTATATGCTCGAGTTATACCACAAAGAAGACAGACAGAAGATACAAGACGTACTGTTACCCATcatgatcattcaaatgaag GATCCCTTGATTCCTCTGATGATGATTCATCCGTGACAGATAGCGGGGGTGTGGCATCAACAGACCCCTATTCATCTGAAGAACGTGAAGGCTTTACTGGTGAAGCAACAACTGCAAACAAAAAGGGAAAAACAATTCCAGTTTCAGACAGCGCAACCTTTTCTTATTTATCCGCATCTGAGATACTCAATCTGAGAGAAGATGCTACCAGGCGGCTGAATTTTAATCTCCACTTAGTCGCTACTGAGATGTATAAGAGCAACGATTATGGCACGCTGTCTTTGAAGAAAG GAGAATCGATAGTTATGATGCAAACTCCAACAACAGATGGCCTGGCATTCGGATATAAGAAGATTCGACTCAACACTAAGAAGAAATACGGTCTTTTCCATgtaaatttaaccaaaattgaCTATTCTGTAAATCAGAATCTTGAAAATGTattaagaataaaacaataa
- the LOC139485402 gene encoding uncharacterized protein isoform X2, with protein MTSYELFNPDSIECKKRHLTDLTFWKHYAEEKAAYHDLLSKKILKTVNDYRKKLVKIDGYKDFPLLKSFEAAMTRDEKQAGELRSVASSFSCLCRDLQSELDSISTSEYEKEAVAFRKLVKLHSKVLRETELDRDKISHVAFKLERIITNACKNEKYNTTKQLLDNTIASYDINKESELLLRAKIISSEELKKLWMEEEKERLDVLLRGWRDCLTAENQLLKHTHQGLGGRALKIADNIYNSDVCSELAIMRMSPHKYRDFEDSCTLVGKAAKHLDTGGKLNTTDEEITKLHGKSRCKTAVGAVGKNDNTEEKHCKSLTILQTPSANIPHEKNRSATLPASERRKTNRRKDRQLAHSIDKDDNRYEISRRRKTKKSNARATLPYHPENLQYTEIQDLSKVDDNTSDDENRSVFGDKRLKHGKTKTKIESGDGIKPLKCSNKKVYARVIPQRRQTEDTRRTVTHHDHSNEGSLDSSDDDSSVTDSGGVASTDPYSSEEREGFTGEATTANKKGKTIPVSDSATFSYLSASEILNLREDATRRLNFNLHLVATEMYKSNDYGTLSLKKGESIVMMQTPTTDGLAFGYKKIRLNTKKKYGLFHVNLTKIDYSVNQNLENVLRIKQ; from the exons ATGACTTCATATGAACTGTTCAATCCGGATTCCATTGAATGCAAAAAGAGACA TTTAACAGATTTGACTTTCTGGAAACATTATGCTGAGGAGAAAGCAGCATACCACGATTTAttatcaaagaaaatattaaagaCAGTCAATGATTACAGGAAGAAATTAGTAAAGATAGATGGCTACAAag ATTTTCCACTGTTGAAATCATTTGAGGCAGCTATGACACGTGATGAAAAACAAGCAGGAGAACTAAGATCTGTTGCTTCAAGTTTCTCTTGTCTTTGCCGAGATTTACAAAG tgAATTAGACAGTATATCTACATCAGAATATGAGAAAGAAGCAGTTGCATTTAGAAAACTAGTAAAGCTCCATTCCAAGGTCCTAAGAGAAACAGAATTGGACAGAGAT AAAATAAGCCATGTTGCATTTAAACTAGAAAGAATAATTACAAATGCTTGCAAAAATGAAAAGTACAATACCACAAAACAGCTACTAGACAACACAATTGCTAGTTACGATATCAACAAAGAAAGCGAGCTGCTTCTTCGGGCAAAAATCATTTCG TCTGAGGAACTGAAGAAATTATGGATGGAAGAAGAGAAAGAAAGGCTTGATGTTCTACTGAGGGGATGGAGAGATTGTTTAACTGCTGAAAATCAGCTTCTTAAACATACACACCAAGGTCTTGGAGGCAGAGCATTGAAGATTGCTGACAATATTTATAATTCAGATGTTTGTTCTGAATTGGCTATCATGCGAATGTCGCCGCACAAATACAGAGATTTCGAG GATAGTTGTACACTGGTAGGCAAAGCAGCAAAACATTTGGATACGGGCGGCAAGTTGAATACCACAGACGaagaaattacaaaattacatGGTAAATCGCGGTGCAAAACAGCAGTCGGTGCCGTTGGAAAAAACGACAACACAGAAGAAAAACACTGTAAATCATTGACAATACTCCAAACACCAAGTGCCAATATACCACATGAAAAGAATCGATCAGCTACACTTCCGGCAAGTGAAAGACGTAAAACAAATCGTCGAAAGGACAGGCAGCTAGCCCATTCAATTGATAAAGACGACAATCGGTATGAGATATCTCGACGTCGCAAAACGAAAAAGAGCAACGCACGTGCAACGTTACCCTACCACCCAGAGAATCTCCAGTATACAGAGATTCAAGATTTATCTAAAGTGGACGATAATACGAGCGATGATGAGAACCGGTCTGTTTTTGGTGATAAAAGATTGAAACATG GTAAGACTAAAACAAAGATAGAATCTGGAGATGGCATAAAACCCCTAAAATGTAGCAATAAGAAAGTATATGCTCGAGTTATACCACAAAGAAGACAGACAGAAGATACAAGACGTACTGTTACCCATcatgatcattcaaatgaag GATCCCTTGATTCCTCTGATGATGATTCATCCGTGACAGATAGCGGGGGTGTGGCATCAACAGACCCCTATTCATCTGAAGAACGTGAAGGCTTTACTGGTGAAGCAACAACTGCAAACAAAAAGGGAAAAACAATTCCAGTTTCAGACAGCGCAACCTTTTCTTATTTATCCGCATCTGAGATACTCAATCTGAGAGAAGATGCTACCAGGCGGCTGAATTTTAATCTCCACTTAGTCGCTACTGAGATGTATAAGAGCAACGATTATGGCACGCTGTCTTTGAAGAAAG GAGAATCGATAGTTATGATGCAAACTCCAACAACAGATGGCCTGGCATTCGGATATAAGAAGATTCGACTCAACACTAAGAAGAAATACGGTCTTTTCCATgtaaatttaaccaaaattgaCTATTCTGTAAATCAGAATCTTGAAAATGTattaagaataaaacaataa
- the LOC139484034 gene encoding mucin-22-like, producing MEKKASSITSIILFIFTGHITFSTSEPCADYVLLEGPKEEARSPLLESSGFAISDDRLATGWYRSNLTAGTDMTKDCPLLMRCGTLYPIWLNGTIPAVSDGEVERSVCKLSISGSCCDSSYNSLTIKIKNCGDFRVYYLDTSGVPASSAFCFGDIPKETTTSDQTVMTSSGMSTLQSTAMPDSESTMSGSQNIVTTTSVKPTTQNSTTVEQGTQSSTSVINQFMSTDVKHVTKTTTETTTLPASVGVEMTTITESTTLITATDSTVKSITGNIGLTNITDSSVTSTQTNTTLNDESSVQIETVTGNGLSINRNNELATTIALTTVMGREIIGNNASSTTMLRHNHSTTFNRKDQVTKTIITKRTENVSVSSSINNFKTIPNSGVTTTNHDTFNGHQLTTEEVHMSTNMTTVKTGSIQNDVSTSTDMVLIIVACVCVTLAVICVIGMIVLCCILRKRQNQRKSSLPWEQIRMDNIKQYEEIQQNLEYDYIDDINVGSNNDASFNSFRGMENRDDSSSRYVRYVEDPTEEKNVRYVEEQSQENSYYHSMAEGSSQKTSSNTYDYIESDTTENTELYHHMSSPAFDIVHYTNKEKMKEASSEKDFEHKYNTNPNKAVETQFKVETEEKLTRR from the exons ATGGAGAAGAAAGCTAGTTCTATTactagtattattttatttatttttactggaCATATTACTTTTTCAACAA GCGAGCCATGTGCAGACTACGTGCTTTTGGAAGGTCCTAAAGAAGAAGCAAGATCCCCACTCCTCGAAAGTTCTGGTTTTGCCATTTCAGATGATCGTTTGGCAACAGGGTGGTATAGATCTAACCTTACCGCCGGCACAGACATGACTAAAGACTGTCCACTTTTAATGCGTTGTGGTACGCTGTATCCAATATGGCTGAATG GAACCATACCAGCCGTTAGTGACGGAGAAGTAGAAAGATCTGTATGTAAACTTAGCATAAGTGGCTCTTGTTGTGACTCAAGTTATAATAgcttaacaataaaaataaagaactgTGGAGACTTCAGAGTTTATTATTTAGACACGAGTGGTGTACCAGCAAGTTCTGCGTTCTGCTTTG gTGATATTCCGAAAGAAACAACGACATCAGATCAAACTGTTATGACGTCATCAG GTATGTCTACTTTACAAAGTACAGCCATGCCAGACTCTGAAAGTACAATGTCAGGATCACAAAATATAGTAACTACTACTTCAGTGAAACCGACAACACAAAACTCTACTACAGTAGAACAAGGAACACAATCAAGTACATCTGTCATTAACCAATTCATGTCTACTGATGTCAAACACGTTACTAAAACAACAACAGAGACCACAACATTACCGGCTTCTGTAGGTGTTGAGATGACTACAATCACTGAAAGCACAACACTGATAACGGCTACTGATTCTACTGTAAAGTCAATCACTGGTAACATAGGATTGACGAATATTACAGATTCCTCTGTTACATCTACACAGACAAATACAACACTCAACGACGAATCATCTGTTCAGATTGAAACCGTGACTGGTAATGGCTTGTCAATTAATAGAAACAATGAGTTAGCAACAACTATTGCACTAACAACAGTGATGGGGCGAGAGATTATAGGTAACAACGCTTCTTCTACCACAATGCTTAGACATAATCACAGCACAACTTTTAACAGAAAAGATCAAGTAACTAAAACTATTATAACTAAACGTACTGAAAATGTATCAGTATCATCGAGTATAAACAACTTTAAAACGATTCCAAACAGCGGAGTAACTACAACAAACCATGACACCTTTAATGGCCATCAACTTACAACTGAAGAAGTACATATGAGTACAAATATGACAACTGTGAAGACTGGCTCTATTCAAAATGATg TATCTACCAGCACTGATATGGTTTTGATTATTGTTGCCTGTGTTTGTGTGACGCTTGCTGTTATTTGTGTCATCGGTATGATTGTATTGTGTTG tatATTAAGAAAACGACAAAACCAGAGAAAAAGCAGTCTGCCTTGGGAACAAATTAGAATGGACAATATCAAGCAATATGAAGAAATTCAGCAAAATCTGGAATATGACTATATTGACGATATCAATGTTGGATCTAATAACGACGCATCATTTAATTCATTTCGTGGCATGGAAAATCGCGATGACAGTTCTAGTCGATATGTTAGATATGTTGAAGATCCAACTGAAGAAAAGAATGTAAGATATGTTGAAGAACAAAGTCAAGAAAATAGTTATTACCATAGTATGGCTGAAGGTTCTTCACAGAAAACATCAAGCAATACATACGATTATATCGAAAGTGACACAACTGAAAATACAGAACTATATCATCATATGAGTTCACCTGCATTCGATATCGTCCACtatacaaacaaagaaaaaatgaaagaagCTTCTTCAGAAAAGGATTTTGAACACAAGTACAATACTAACCCAAATAAAGCTGTAGAAACCCAGTTTAAGGTCGAAACAGAAGAAAAATTAACGCGACGATAA